GCTAACCCGAGAAGGACTAACATTTAATAGTTCGGACAGTTTTGTTTGGGTAAGTCCCATTTCATACATACGAAGCTTAATAACATCAACCAAAGAGGGTGCCTCGATTGGAAAATGCTCTTCCTCATAATCGGCGACCAAATCAGAAATTAAGTCCAGTTCAAGGAAATTCTTATCATCAGTCGGTGTATCGTTGCTAACCACTTTAAGCAGTTCTTCAATTCTTGCACAAGCTGCCTTGTACTGTTTTTCCGTTTTTATCTTTGCCATAATTCTACATTTTTAAGCGTTAGAACAATCTTTATTATCATATTCTTTATGTGTGCCAATCCATCGAATAAACACTTTTTTAGCAGCAAACAATATCAATGCAACCAATCTATAATCATTACCTTTTATATTAAAGACAAACCGGTCGTTACCAACATAATCCACACTATTGAATGTCTGTTTTATATCAGCTAGACATGACCAGTCTGCTTTTTCTGTTTTTTTATACCAATCACGCAAAGGCACATCAGCATCAGCGTGTCTTAAGACATATTCTCTTATAGCTGCAAATGATATTATTCTCATAATTAATTTATTTGTCACAAAGATAGTAATTAATTTTCTGAAAAACAAAATATTTTTCCAATAATTAGAAATAAAAATAGCGGTAACTCCCAAGAATTACCGCTAAATGCTCTCTCTTTAATACTTCATACTATAACCTTTGCAATTTCTCTGACTAAGAAGCAGCCTTTTCCTCTATTTTTAATTCCTTTTTCTGTAAGGCTTGCTCTTCTATTTCTTTTAGCTCTTCATCGATACGATCCGCGTTACCGGCAAACATTATTCCCTCACGCCTTGACCATACACCACCACTGACAGCGGAGACGGCAGTAGTAACCTTGTCATCAATGTTATCAATCATATAGGGAACAATTTCTACCTCTACATCTATCGTTTCAGATGCTTTTTCAAAGTTCGTATTGATGGAGCCTAAAGCGGAAACAAGGAAGTTTACACGCCTTTGCATAAATGCTCCAATCTCTTCCGCTGAATTTTCAACTGCCATGTGGGCGCCCATGAAAACATAACGGAAGGAGACACCGGAGAGCGCGTTACCACTGCCCTTCAATTGGTCGAAGGAGATACGTGGAGTGTTGGTTAACGCATACGCTTGGTTAAAATGGTTTTCAAATTCAACCTTTACCGGGTCACTCGCTTGGTTCCATGTAAGATAAGCAGCGTCAGCATTTTCTCCTGTCAGTTGTACCACCCGGTTTCTAAACTCACCCGTGAACTTCTCCACCTCACCAAATAGTTTCAGTATTGGAAAGAAATGATAGTCGATGCAATCCGCATAGCTCGAAAGAAGCTTTTCCAGTCGTACACGGATAGTCTTTATCTTCTCGCAATAAGCTTCAGGTCGATAGCAATACAAAATGGGCAACTTCTTAAAGCCATGCTTAAAAGCTGTGACCATTTCCCATCCTTTGTCCAGTTCCCACTGATAGACCATATCACCTGTGACAGTCATAAAGCAAGTGATTTCATGGTCATCCAAATCTTTCTTCTTGTACTCCCGGGAGAAAGCGACCATATCACC
The window above is part of the Parabacteroides pacaensis genome. Proteins encoded here:
- a CDS encoding type II toxin-antitoxin system HigB family toxin, coding for MRIISFAAIREYVLRHADADVPLRDWYKKTEKADWSCLADIKQTFNSVDYVGNDRFVFNIKGNDYRLVALILFAAKKVFIRWIGTHKEYDNKDCSNA
- a CDS encoding helix-turn-helix domain-containing protein, with product MAKIKTEKQYKAACARIEELLKVVSNDTPTDDKNFLELDLISDLVADYEEEHFPIEAPSLVDVIKLRMYEMGLTQTKLSELLNVSPSRVSEYLSGKCEPTLKVAREISRKLNIDANIVLGV
- a CDS encoding phage portal protein, translated to MKTIEEILANEDIDRKIYYLKKGRKTQLPDRDKLYADWDPNKHEIFDEEKYPQIEVTIEQEKEVFDEKSGKTTVIPKKTKKVDPNRIALPLEQDIVNIQTAFTVGTEPKMDCSPAESEKGIFEALRQVLKKNKIKYQNRKIVRSWLSEQECAEYWYVTKDDGFWTKLKVKVANLFGKAMPQYKLRSVLWSPFRGDKLYPFFDDSGDMVAFSREYKKKDLDDHEITCFMTVTGDMVYQWELDKGWEMVTAFKHGFKKLPILYCYRPEAYCEKIKTIRVRLEKLLSSYADCIDYHFFPILKLFGEVEKFTGEFRNRVVQLTGENADAAYLTWNQASDPVKVEFENHFNQAYALTNTPRISFDQLKGSGNALSGVSFRYVFMGAHMAVENSAEEIGAFMQRRVNFLVSALGSINTNFEKASETIDVEVEIVPYMIDNIDDKVTTAVSAVSGGVWSRREGIMFAGNADRIDEELKEIEEQALQKKELKIEEKAAS